Proteins encoded within one genomic window of Eurosta solidaginis isolate ZX-2024a chromosome 1, ASM4086904v1, whole genome shotgun sequence:
- the mdlc gene encoding E3 ubiquitin-protein ligase RNF113A — translation MSEEAGNNSVFGFKKRNIRKQTGLRRKRNTSSESEKSSDGEASSTVVRNDKSRKRANPNFQSTKQLANKRERANEASSDTASDDENIASVSYASKKNVLPSGPRDQGATSVNEIETALDRDAQAIHEKMLKINKELEGKADDKVYRGLNNYAQYYKKEGTAQGNASSGMVRKGPIRAPAHLRATVRWDYQPDVCKDYKETGYCGFGDSCKFLHDRSDYKAGWQLELDHAAQQRGDAESDEDDTKYEIHSDEETMPFRCFICRNSFENPVVTKCKHYFCEKCALENYKKSQRCFICSQQTNGIFNPAKELIARIKTAPEGGRSGSSDSD, via the exons ATGTCCGAGGAAGCCGGCAACAATTCCGTGTTTGGTTTTAAGAAGCGAAATATACGAAAGCAAACAGGACTCAGACGGAAGAGAAATACCAGCTCAGAATCAG AAAAAAGCAGCGACGGGGAAGCATCATCAACGGTAGTGCGTAATGATAAAAGTCGTAAGCGTGCAAACCCTAATTTTCAAAGTACCAAACAATTGGCCAATAAACGTGAACGTGCAAATGAGGCCTCTTCTGACACAGCTAGTGATGATGAAAATATAGCCAGCGTGTCATATGcatctaaaaaaaatgttttaccaAGCGGACCACGCGATCAAGGCGCTACTTCTGTTAATGAAATAGAAACCGCTCTGGATCGTGATGCACAAGCTATACatgaaaaaatgttgaaaataaacaaagagcTTGAAGGCAAAGCAGATGATAAAGTGTATCGCGGTCTAAATAATTATGcacaatattataaaaaagaaGGCACAGCGCAAGGAAATGCCAGTTCCGGTATGGTTAGGAAGGGACCAATCCGCGCGCCCGCACATTTACGTGCCACTGTACGTTGGGATTATCAACCTGATGTTTGTAAAGATTATAAGGAAACTGGATATTGTGGATTTGGCGATAGTTGTAAGTTCTTGCATGATCGAAGTGATTACAAAGCTGGCTGGCAACTGGAATTAGATCATGCTGCACAACAGCGTGGTGATGCAGAATCAGATGAAGATGATACTAAATATGAAATACATTCAGACGAGGAAACGATGCCATTCAGGTGCTTTATTTGTAGAAATAGCTTTGAAAATCCCGTTGTGACAAA GTGCAAGCATTACTTTTGCGAAAAATGTGCcctggaaaattacaaaaaatcacAACGTTGTTTTATTTGTTCACAGCAGACCAATGGCATTTTCAATCCAGCTAAAGAACTAATCGCGCGTATAAAAACTGCGCCCGAAGGTGGGCGATCTGGATCATCGGATAGTGATTAG
- the LOC137239624 gene encoding uncharacterized protein, which produces MDHTIKRLLMHINDRAKSLSEQERKALQIVCKWGCDGSQENLYEDGPSNIIQSSFIPLKLVCSFNNKIIWQNPMMWSTRYCRAIKIRFEKLTPDIMLEEIDYIKNGISTLKASKILLYNKTFTVEHKMIYTEIDEKVCNADVHANSTPKCYICNRTTKDFNNLSMVKKDIKVPEMLEFGLSITHIRTRLFESLLYLSYKLPLKKWETNDNDASIIKQRKIDIKNKFRMEMDLLVDRKKLSGNGTYNNGWASRKFFLNPEQTAKITGINIDLIKRFKVILETISCKYKIQLNKFAAYAHKTAEMYVELYPWCPMTPTMHKILMHGPIIIQHSIIAIGQLSRTVEKVQNKLIPLFNDDGADLSQTECNKQILDDLLARSDPLITGMSSSLERKKKIRFLIKETSEMLLPTESEMPQDNASSDEDDYDGEDSELSSDEN; this is translated from the coding sequence ATGGACCACACCATTAAGCGTCTGCTTATGCATATAAATGACCGAGCAAAATCTTTAAGTGAACAAGAAAGGAAAGCATTACAAATAGTATGTAAGTGGGGTTGTGATGGCTCGCAAGAGAATCTTTACGAAGATGGGCCTTCAAATATTATACAAAGCTCTTTCATACCTTTAAAACTCGTATGCAGCTTCAATAACAAAATAATTTGGCAAAATCCAATGATGTGGTCGACACGTTATTGTCGTGCTAtaaaaattagatttgaaaaattaacACCTGATATTATGCTTGAAGAAATTGATTACATTAAAAATGGTATAAGCACTTTGAAAGCCTCCAAGATTTTGTTATACAATAAAACATTTACTGTCGAACACAAAATGATATACACCGAAATTGATGAAAAAGTATGCAATGCAGATGTACATGCAAATTCTACTCCAAAGTGTTACATATGCAATCGAACAACAAAAGATTTTAACAATTTATCTATGGTAAAGAAAGATATAAAAGTACCAGAGATGCTTGAATTTGGATTATCCATTACACACATAAGAACACGTTTGTTTGAAAGTTTATTATATCTCTCATATAAATTGCCACTAAAAAAGTGGGAAACTAATGACAATGACGCTTCCATTATTAAGCAAAGAAaaattgatattaaaaataaGTTTAGAATGGAGATGGATTTACTTGTTGATAGAAAGAAGCTTAGTGGTAACGGCACTTATAATAACGGTTGGGCTAGcagaaagtttttcttaaatcCGGAACAGACTGCTAAAATAACTGGTATAAATATTGATTTAATTAAACGTTTTAAAGTCATTTTAGAGACCATATCATGCAAGTATAAAATTCAATTGAACAAGTTTGCTGCATATGCTCACAAAACAGCAGAAATGTATGTTGAACTATACCCTTGGTGTCCAATGACACCAACCATGCACAAAATATTGATGCACGGACCCATTATAATACAGCACAGTATTATTGCAATTGGACAATTATCGCGTACAGtcgaaaaagtacaaaataaactAATACCTTTATTTAACGATGATGGTGCAGATTTATCGCAAACTGAATGTAATAAACAAATTCTTGATGATTTGCTAGCAAGATCCGATCCTCTAATTACTGGAATGTCAAGTTCTTTggaaaggaagaaaaaaataCGCTTCTTAATAAAAGAAACCAGTGAGATGTTACTTCCCACAGAATCCGAAATGCCACAAGATAACGCTAGCTCAGATGAAGATGATTATGATGGCGAAGACTCTGAATTATCCAGCGATGAAAATTAA